Sequence from the Nitrospirota bacterium genome:
GTTAAATTAATATCCTCATCGGCAAGTGAAGGTGATGCCGCAAGCAGCCTTCCGTTCATCAGCACCTGGTAGTAATGTCCCGAGCGCGGGATGGAATACGCCCCTGCGATGATCTCGGAGAGTTCAAGCTCTATCCTGCCGTCTTCTTCGTGAAGTAAACCCGTAATGACCTGAAGCTGCGAATGGAGCGCCCGGTCAACAGAGGCAAAGATGATCCGCTCTACCTCATGATAGAGGAACAGACTGACGGTAATAAGCAGAATGGACGTCAAACTGAGGAACCAGAAGAATAACCTGCCCTTGATGGATTTGGGGAATATCTTCACTTACTCCTTTTCCAGGACATAGCCTGCGCCTCTTACCGTTCGAATAAGCTGTTTGCCGCGTCCCTTGTCAATCTTGTTTCTCAGATAGTTGATATAGACGTCTATCACGTTGCTGTCAAGATCAAACTCCGAATCATAAATATGCTCGGTAAGTTCGGTCCTGCTTATTACCTTGCCGGTGTTGAGCGCGAGATATTCAAGCAGTTTATATTCGGTTGAAGAAAGTTTGATCTCCCTGTTGCCTCTCTTTACGGTCATGGAGTTCATGTCTATTTCGAGGTCGCCTATACCGATGGTTGACGAGGGTTTGCTCCTGCTTCTTCTTATAACGGCCTTCAGTCTTGCAAGCAGCTCTGAAAAATCAAACGGCTTTGCAATGTAGTCGTCCGCCCCGGTATTCAACCCCTTTATCCTGTCATCAACTTCCCCTCTCGCCGTTATCATAAGGACCGGCACGGCTACTTGTTTTGCCCTGATCTTTTTCAGGACTGTAAGCCCGTCCATTTTGGGAAGCATGATATCAAGAAGGATAGCGTCGTAAGAATATGTCTCTGCCATGAAAAGCCCTTCCTCGCCGTCAAAACATAATTCCACAACAAAGCCGTTTTCTTCAAGGCCCTTCTTCAGTATCCCCGCTAATTTCTTCTCATCTTCTACTATAAGTAAACGCATAGGATTTGGAACAAAGTCTGCACAGGCAGTCAGGCATTTTGCCTGGCTGCCTGTGCAGGATGTTTTTAGTCCTCAAGCTCTATCTTGATAGCCGCATTGGTGTCGCTGTTGATCTTGACCTCCACGATCCATCCTGTCTGAAGGTCGGTAAAACAGGCTTCGCCCTGACCCATCATGCCCTGTGTGTATTTGCACACTGTGTTATCAGTGACAGTGATCGGGGCCGGGGCCGTGTCTAATGTGAAATCGGCTGCGCCTTTAGTAGCAACCTTTCCTTTGAGTTCCCTGTTCTGGTGCGTTTCACCTTCATCGCTGCCGGAATCAGAACCTTCACAATCCGATGATGATGATTTAGCTTCTATCTTGGTTGCAGTGATTGTAGTTGTTGAAGACAGATCATCGGATGTCTTTATTTCGAGACAAGTATTGAGGGTGAGGGCATTCAGGCAGTTCGCCGCGCCGGAATAGTTTATATCATTCACTTCGCAGATCGTGCTGCCCGTGAGGTTAACCGTAAAATCCGTGCTCATGTGTTTGACGGTTATACTGTCAGCCCCGACATTAGTCAATGTCCCGTGCAGATCAAATTCCGAAGCCTCTATCTCGCTTTCAGATGTAATCGGCTGCATCTTTACTTCTGTTATACACCACGAAGATGTATCAGCGGGACTTGTACACGAATACTTTTTTACCTCAAACTCTTTAAGGACAAAATCAACCACGAGCTTATCTGAGCTCAATGGCTGGACCCTGCCGTTAAACCTTATGAAGCATTTATTGCTGCCATCTGCCGGGCACTGCACTGTATCAGGCTTGTTTGGCTTTTCATCCATGTCGGAAAAGAAAGCGTTATGAGCAACGCCGCTGTTGTCCGTTATGCTTGCCATGTTCCCGATGATGATCTCAAGCCTGTTAAATGTCCCCGCAGGGAAGGTGGCAGTTGTTATTAACTGGAGAACACCGTTAAGCTTTGCAAGGTCAACTGAAAGCCCCGTTGCATTTATGTAGAGGTTCTCCTTGGTTGTACAGTCATTGTCAGAACACAGATTGATCTCATAAACAGTTACCGTTATCGCGGGGAACTGGTCTGCCGGGTCATCCGTTAAAAACACCCCGACGCTTTTCGCCCCTGCTGAACTGTTTGAGCCTCCGCCTGAACCTGAGCCGCCTCCGCTGCCTCCGCCGCTACAGTACGCAAGTATCAATGCAACACTTATTGCCCCTAACAGCAAAAGCATTTTTTTTCCTTTGGTAATCATGTTATTAACCTCCTGAATTTTTTCTGCTCAGCATTGAGCATTTTTTATGTGATGCATTTCCCGGCGAACAGAGATCACGCCTCACTTCCTGGCCTTTTTGATCTCGATCTTATCCGCGGAAAACCCTTTCCCTTCATGTCCGCCCTTCACCTCAATATATGCGCCTGTCTCAGCCTTTCCGTGGTCCTCCTCAATCAGGGTATCGGATGTGACCAGTATCTCTCTCCCGTTCACTATCCAGGTCCCTATTAACCCCTTTGGGAGTTCCTCTATCGTACCGTAGAGCTTGCTTTCATATCTCTTATGATGTTTATGCTCTTCGTCATCATTGCTGCCGAACACAACCCCCGCAGTCAAAGCAACTATCAATCCGATAGACAGAACAGCTGATAAGACCTTCAAAGCATCACCTCCTGTTTCTTGTTCTTATTCTGAACTGCATTCCTTGTCATACCTTTTATAAAAATGATTATATCAAACCAAGATTAAAGGAAGATTAAAATCTTACGTCCCGCAGGGAAACAACTTTCCTAACGCATTGTATTTTAGTTTAAAACGCAGCTATAGAAAACCATAACGGGGTTTACAGAAAAGTCAAAAAAGAAATATGATACAAAATGCTGAAACCGTTTAAGGCCGACCTCCACATCCACACATGCCTCTCCCCGTGCGCCGACCTTGAAATGAGCCCATCCGCTGTAGTAAGAACGGCGCTTGAAAGAGGCATAGACATCATCGCTATCACCGACCATAATTCAGCGGAAAATATAATCGCCGCCCGGAAGGCCGCTGAAAATTCAGGACTGACAGTGCTTGCCGGGATGGAGGTAACATCCTCGGAGGAAGCGCACATCCTTGCGCTCTTTGATGATGCTGAAGGAATTATGAAATTACAGGATATCGTGTACGACAATCTGCTGCCGGGAGAGAACGACGAAAAACTCTTCGGCGAGCAGATAGTTGTAAATGAAAAAGACGAGGTCATGGATTTTAATAAACGCCTGCTCATCGGAGCGACATCATTGCCCGCAAAGACAATCGTTGACACGATACACACTTTAGGCGGCATTGCCATCGCTTCGCACATTGACAGGGACGCCTTCAGCATCGTATCACAGTTAGGCTTCATTCCTGAGGATTTAAATTTTGACGCGCTTGAGATGTCGCCAAGGACCGACAGGGGGAAAGCTGTGCTTTTATATAATGACTACGCCTCATTTGCTTGGACAACTTCCTCGGATGCACACTGGCTGAAAGACATCGGAGAAAGAACAACCACCTTCCTCATAAACCGGCCGACACTGGAGGAGATGAGACTGGCCATGAAAAACATTGACGGAAGAAAGGTGGAGTGGGGGTAATCATGCAAGACCTTTCATTACACATCCTCGACATCGTTGAGAACTCGATAAACGCAAGCGCCACAGAGATCGGGATAAAGATCGTTGAAGACACCAAAGTAAATATTCTCTCCGTTGAAATAAGCGACAACGGCAGGGGCATGGATGAGGAGATGCTGAAAAAGGTCCATGACCCTTTCTTTACCACAAAGTGCAAGCGGACAGGCCTGGGCATCCCGCTGCTTGCGCAGTCGGCAAAGGAATGTAATGGTGATCTGACTATAAAAACGGGGTCGGGCATAGGCACAACGATCAGCGCGCGTTTTCAGTTTGACCATATCGACAGGAAGCCTCTTGGAGATATCTGCAAGACAATGATCGTCCTGATCGCCTCGAATCCTGATGTTGATTTCATTTATGAGCACAGGAGAAATGATGAATCTTACGTCCTGAATACCTCTGAAATCAAGAAGGAATTGGATGATGTTCCGATCAATTTACCCGATGTGATAAAAATTATTAAAGATGATATAAGCGCATGGTTAATTAGTACAAACATTATGATACAATAGGCTCGAACGTACCATTAATTAAATCAGCACATATTATTTTACCTATGGAGTCAGGCAAAAAAATATATATGACGAAGGGGGCTGTATGGAAAAAGGCAGAATATTAGTACTCGATGACGATCCTGTTGTGACCCTGAGCTGCAAGAGAATACTCGGCGCAGAAGGCTACAGCATTTCAACTGTCGAAAAAGGAGAAGACGCCCTCAATAAACTCGCCAAGGAAGATTTCGACCTCCTCATCTCCGACGTAAGACTGCCTGATATCAGCGGCATGACCGTGCTCAAAGAGGCACGGGTCATCAAGCCGAAGACGGACGTTGTAATAATCACCGGCTATCCCACGCTCGAAGACGCAAGGGAATCCACAAGGCTCGGCGCTCATGAGTATATTGAAAAGCCCTTCACGCCTGATTTCATGATCAATGTCGCAAAGAAGATCTTCGACACAAGGGGCTGGATCCTCAGGCAGGCGTTCATCGACGAGTTCAGGGATTCCGTCACCCCGCTGAGGGACCAGGAAAATCCGGTCATCTTTTATAAGGAAGGGACCTGGGCAAGGCCCGTCAAGGACGGCATGTGGGAGATCGGCTGCGATCTCAGATACTGGATGTTGGCGGGAAATCTCATGTACGTTGATTTAATGAAGGACATAGATAAACTGGAAGCGGGGAGGCCCTTCGCAAGAATTTACTCAAGCGGCGGACAGGGGAGCGAACTGCTTTCTCCGATGAACGGGGAAATAACTGAAGTCAATACAAAGGCGAACGATGTAATGGTCGCTCTATTGAAAGACCATTTGTCCGAAGGCTGGCTCCTGTGGCTTGCAAAAGTATTGCCGATAGGAAGTTAGCAACAAGTAACTGAAGTTATGAAGTTGAGAGGGTGTGAAGTTGAGACTTCTTATCTTCTCAATTTCTTAACTTCATAACTTCTATAATATTTCTGTATTCTTGAAAGTTAGGGAGGCTTTTGATGGCAGACAATCTGAAAATCCTTGTCGTTGACGATGAGCCTATTGTTATAAAAAGCTGCGTGGCCGTGCTCAAGGCCGAAGGATATAACATCGAAGGTACGCTGAGCGGAAAAGACGCGATACTCAAGATGGAGCAAAACCCCTACGACCTCGTTTTCACTGACCTGAAGATGCCTGAAGTTGACGGCATAACCCTTATCAGATGGATCAAGCAAAAAAGACCTGACACGGGGATAGTGATAATCACAGGCTATCCTTCGCAGGACACGATCAAAGACGCGCTTGAATTAGGCATTATTGATTACGTTCCGAAACCTTTTACCCCGGCAGTGCTTCTTGACGTGACCCAAAGAGCGGTTGAATGGGTAAAAGGAAAAGTCCCTGTAACAGAGGAAGTCAAAGAAGAATTCCCGCCTTCCATGATCCAGGAAATAGACAGGGTGATAAAACAGTATAAAAATAAACCCGGCAGTTCGATACCCGTGCTGCAGCGCTGCCAGCAGATAGTGGGTTATCTCCCTCCTGTTGTGCAGAAACGCATCGCAAGGGGTTTGAATATAACCCCTGCTGAGATCCACAGCATTGTTACCTTCTATTCCTTTTTCACAATGAAGCCCAGAGGCGACCACAACATCAGGATATGCCTCGGCACTGCGTGTTACGTTAAAAGGGTTGAAGAAGTCCTGAACAAGATAAAAGAAGATTTGAAACTGGAAGTCGGCGAAGTGACTTCGGACAAAAAATTCTCTCTGGAAACAGTCCGCTGCCTCGGCGCGTGCGGCCTTGCGCCTGTCATGGTCATTGATGATGAGACCTACGGCGCAATGAGCCCGAAGAAAGTGCCTGAGATCATCGAACAGTATAAATGAAAAAATATCCGCAGATGACACAGATGAACACAGATTGTTATTTGGATATTGGATAAATGTGAAACACGAATGTATGTCATTCCCGCAAGTGAAGCGCATCGGGAATCCTTCTTAAAGAAAGATTCCGGACAAGCCGGAATGACTGATACAGTTTGTAAACAATAAATATTTTATCTGTGAAATCTGCGTAATCTGTGGACATAAAGGAGTCAACATGGCGAGATTAACCATTGAGGACCTAAAGAAGATAAAGGAAAAACAGCACGCCACCTTCACTCTCAGGGAAGGCGGATACAGGGCGAAGGTCACAGTCCACATGGGCACATGCGGGATCGCCGCCGGAGCGAGAGAGATCATGGCGGCCCTGCTTGATGAAATAGCCCAGTCAAAGGCTGAAGACATAATTACAACAACCTCAGGCTGCGCTGGGCTTTGCGCGCGCGAGCCGATGATAACCGTTGAGGTGCTGAACAAACCGCCGGTGAAATACGGCGACCTGACAGCAGAAAAGCTGAGAGAGATATTTAAAGAGCACGTTCTGGGCGGCAACCCTGTAGAAAAATACGCGCTGGTTGCAGGAAGTGAAACAACGTATTAAAAGCAGGGCTTAGGGGTCAGGGATTGGGGATTGGTTTTTCACTAACCCCTAAGCCCTAACCCCCAACCCCTATTCTCAGAGGAGATTGTAATGGAAAAGTATCGTGCAAACTTACTAATGTGTGCGGGAACAGGCTGCGTAGCAAGCGGGACCCCCAAGGTAAAAGCTGCCTTGCAGGAAGAGCTGCAGAAGAGGGGGCTTGCCGATGAGATAAAGATCGTACTCACCGGGTGTAACGGGTTCTGCGCTGAGGGGCCTGTCATGCTCGTTTATCCTGATGAGATTTTTTACCAGAAGCTCACCGTTGAAGATATTCCAAAGCTTGTTGAAGAACATTTTCTTAAAGGGCGTCCTTATGAAAAATTGATGTTCAGGGAGCCGGAGAAAAAGTCGGCGATCCCCCTGATGAAGGACATACCGTTCTTCAAACACCAGGTGCTGAGGGTCCTGAGAAACAAAGGTTTGATAGACCCTGAAAGCCTTGACGAATACATTGCAAGGGACGGCTACATGGCTGCCGCAAAGGCCCTCCATGAAATGACGTCAGCGGACATAATAAAGGTCATGAAAGACTCAGGGATCAGGGGGCGCGGCGGCGCGGGATTTCCAACGGGAATGAAATGGGATTTCGCATCAAAGTCGGTTGCGGACCAGAAATTCATGCTATGTAACGGAGACGAAGGAGACCCCGGCGCGTTCATGGACAGGTCGGTCATGGAGGCAGACCCGCATTCGGTAATAGAGGGAATGATGATAGGCGCAAAGGCCATTGGCGCGAGCAAGGGCGTTATTTATGTAAGAGCTGAATATCCGCTGGCGGTAAAGCGCCTGCAATTGGCAATAGACAAATGCCGCGAGGCGGGACTGTTAGGAGAAAATATTCTCGGCAGCGGCTTTAACTTCGACCTTGAAATATATCTTGGCGCCGGTGCGTTCGTATGCGGTGAGGAGACCGCGCTCATGCGCTCAATTGAAGGCAAGCGCGGGATGCCGAGACCAAGACCGCCCTTCCCTGCCCACAAAGGTTTATGGGACAAGCCTTCGGTCCTGAACAATGTCGAAACCCTCGCCCAGGTAGCGCCGATCATTCTGAACGGGGCTGATTGGTATAAAACCCTGGGCACTGAAAAAAGCACCGGCACAAAAGTATTCGCCCTCACCGGCGACATCAGGAACGTGGGCCTTGTCGAGGTCCCGATGGGGATCCCGCTGAGGACCATAATTTATGACATCGGCGGCGGGATGAAGAACAAGAAAAAGAAATTCAAGTCAGTGCAGATGGGAGGGCCTTCAGGAGGCTGCATCCCTGAAAGCCATATTGATATCCCGGTCACATATGAAGACGTTGTCAAGACCGGCGCCATCATGGGTTCAGGCGGCATGGTCGTCATGGACGAAGACACCTGCATGGTGAGCACTGCAAAATTTTTCCTTGAATTCACCGCTGACGAATCCTGCGGCAAATGTACGCCGTGCAGAGTCGGCACGAGGGTAATGCTTGATATGCTCACCGACATCACGGAGGGCAGGGGAAAAGACGGTGACATTGAAACGCTTCAGGACCTGAGCAGGGACATTATTTTAACGTCTCTTTGCGGTCTCGGGCAGACAGCCCCAAACCCTGTCCTTTCGACGATCAGATATTTTAAAAATGAATATGAATCACACATCATTGACAACTGGTGCAAGACGGGCATATGCAGGAACCTCTGTTCCTTCCATATATTTGAAGACCTCTGCAAAGGATGCGGCGCATGTTTAAGAGGATGCCCACAGCAGGCGATCGTCGGCGAGAAGAAACAGCCCCACCGGATCATCCAGGAGCTCTGCATACAATGCAGGAACTGTTACGACACATGTAAGTTCGGATCAATAAAGATAGGCCCGAAAGGGTGCAAAGACATAAAAGCCATGCGCGAGCTTTTGGAGAAGGTTGAGAAAGTTGAGGAGGTCAAGGGATGATTAATCTGACCATTAACGGTAAAAAAATTACTGCTGAAGACGGAGCGACAATACTGCAGGCCGCGCTGAAAAACAATATTCATATACCCAACCTCTGCTACGACAAAAGGCTCAGGCCCTACGGCGGATGCAGGCTGTGCATAGTTGAGGTCGAGGGACAGGCGAGGCTCTTTGCGGCCTGTTCGTCCCCTGCTGAAAACGGCATGGTCGTCACCACGGACACGCCCAAACTCAGGAAGCTGCGCCAGACGGTCATCGAGCTGCTTTTAGTCCACCATCCGCTCGATTGTCCTGAATGCGACAAGGCGGGTGAATGCCAGCTGCAGGACCTTGCTTATGAATGCGGCAAGCCCGAAGCGCGTTTTTTAAGACACAGGAAAGAGGCCACGGCAGACGTCAGGGGGCCGTTGATCGAGTTGACCTCAAGAAGATGCATACTCTGCGGAAAGTGCGTGAGGATATGCGCTGAACACCAGGGAAGAGGCGCGCTCGGTTTGATCGGAAGAGGTTTTCCCACAGTCGTTCAGCCCGCCTTCGGTGAGATACTTGAATGCGATTACTGCGGGCAGTGCCTCGACATCTGTCCCACGGGGGCGATACTGAGCAAGCCTTATAAATTCACTTCGCGCTCGTGGTTCCTTGAAGAGAAGGACACCATCTGCCCGTTCTGCGGCGTCGGCTGCACCCTCACCATCGGCATCAGGGAAGGAAAGATACTGAGGTCCAGGGGAGAGGAAGGCAAAGGCGTCAATGACGGAAACCTCTGCGGAAGGGGCAGGTTCGGCATTGATTATATCTACAACGAAAAGCGCCTGAAAAAACCGTTAATTAAAAAGGGCGACGAACTGGTCCCTGTCTCATGGGAAGAGGCCTTGTCCTATATTTCAAACAAACTGAACGCTGTGATAAAAAATCACGGAGCGGCTTCAATAGGAGCCATCGGCTCTCCGAGATGCACCAACGAAGATAATTATGTCCTGCAAAAATTCATGAGGAAGGTAATCGGAACAAACAATATTGATTCCTCCGCCGCATTCGGCTACAACAAAGTGCAGAAGGCATGGGAAATGTCCTTCGGCGGGAAAAACCATCCCATAGACCTGAGATATCCTCTGGGCAAAGAGGCCATCCTTATAATCGAATCAAACATCAGCGTCACACACCCGGTGTACGGGCTTAACATCCTCCAGGCAAAAAGAGAAGGCGCTAAACTCATTGTCGCTGACTCAAGAGAGACAAAGCTGACAAAACACAGCACGCAGTGGCTCAGTATCAAGGACGGCACAGGCGTCGCCTTTTTAAACGGATTAATGAAAGTCATCATCGACAGGGAACTTTATGATAAAGACGCCGCGTCAAAGATATCAGGTTTCTCGTCTCTAAAATCAGCCTTGGCAAATTACACCCTTAAAAACGTCTCAGATATTACAGGCATCCCGGAAGATGAAATCATCTCTGCCGCAGAAACATTTGCAAAGGCAAAGAGCAGGATGGTCTCACTTACTGTCAGCGCGTCTGAAAACACAAAAGGCATGGACACAGTGCTTGCCGCCGCGAACCTCGTCAATCTTTTAGGTGACAGCCCTGAGGCCCTGCAAATTCCCGCGAACTACTCAAACAGCTACGGTCTCTACCAGATGGGCGTAAGGCCCTTCCAGCAGCCGCTGAACATGGGCGTCTTCGAGATGCTTTACAGTGAAGAGAGCTCGCTCAAGTCGCTGTATATCATGGGAGAAGACCCGGCAGTCACATTCCCCGACAGCGCAAAGATAATAAAGAGATTGAAGTCCCTTGATTTCCTCGTGGTGCAGGATATCTTCCTCACTGAAACCGCAAAGCTTGCAAACGTGGTGCTGCCCGCGTCAAGCTGGGCCGAAAAAGACGGGACCTTCATGAATGCAGAAGGCGTCCTGCAAAAAGTTTACAAACTGACAGACCCCGCAGGCGAATCATATCCGGACTGGATGATACTGAAAAATCTCGCCCTGACCATGGGCAAAGACGCGGGAGTCAAAAACCTGCAGGGTATCCAGGAGGAAATAAAATCTCTTATCTCAGCCCACGACCCGGCAGGGGAGAAAAAGACGTTCAACCCTGTAGAGTATAAACCTGGAGAGGACCCGAATCCTGATTATCCGCTGAAGCTTGTGATAAGGGATGTCCTTCAGCACTCAGGCAGCATGTCCACAAGCTCCAAATCACTCGACCTCGTTATCTCCGAGGCATTGCTTGAAATAAATGAGGAAGACGCAAAGAGGCACGGCATACTCGATAACAGTCATGTGAAGCTGGTCTCAAAACGCGGGTCCGTGTACCTGAAGGCCCAATATTCAGATGAAATTCCAGAAGGCACGGTCTTTGTGCCCACGCACTTCCCTTACGCAAAGATAAACGCTCTCACTCAGGCCTCCTCAAACGGCGAGCCGCCGATCATTGCGGTGAATGTCGAGGCTACGAAGTAGAGACTGCCGGACATCTTTCCAATGGTTGCAGAGGGCAAGGGCAGAGAGCATAGAGTTGAAAGCTCTACTCATCCCTGTGAACAGTTTCAGGTGAGAATGCAGGGCGACATACTGCGATATATTCCGCTCCTTCACTGCCTGGGGTGCTGTACTGCACCCATTCTCCACGGTGAACGATTACAGCCTCACCCGCATTTACATCTATGATTTTGTCTTTTGTTGTGACCCGAAGCATACCTCTGAGTACGAGTGTATATTCATCAAACTCAGGCTGCTGGCCGGGCTCGATCCAGCCGCCTGGGCTTTTCATCCTGGCGATGCTCAGGTCTTCTGTTCTGGAATTCACCCTTCCGAGATACTCTTCTATGATCTTCGGCTTGTTTCCCGCGGCAGTGATGACGGATGGTTTCCTGATCAATGTCGGCATCTGAAAATCCCTATGCTATTTGAGCTCAAAGTTTTCTATTGAAAGTATTCCGTTAGTGATATTCATGTTCCCGCTCAAAGCCGTGCTGCCGGTATTTGATGAATAATCGCAATTAAAACCGCCGACTAATATTACCGATTTATTAAGATTTAAGTTCGGGCTTTCCGTCAAGCTCACCGCCCTGCTCTGGACAGTCTCTCCGTCAGCGGCGGCATCATAAGCAGCCTGGAGGGTTGAATAATACGCGGGGATTATACGAAGTATCCTCACGGGCTGGTTTGGACAGGTCAGAGAATTTAAGGCGTTAAATGCATTCAACCTCCCGCCGGTCAGGACCTTGCCGGACAGAGATGTTTTAACATCAACATTATTCAGGACGGCATTCTTTATATCAATACCCGTAAGAGCAGGATTGAATGCCTTTATCAGTCCAGCAACACCCGATACATGAGGCGAGGCCATTGATGTCCCCTGGTAACTTGAATAACCATAGCCGCTGATACTGATCGATCTCCTGTCAAGTGTTACGTCATCAATATAAACCCCGTCGTTGTGATTGATAGGATCGGCAGACAATCCAAAGCCGAAATAAAAACTGCCGGACATGTCTGCCGCCGAAGTCAATCCGGTAGTCGAATCCGAAATAAAACTCCCGCTGGTGGTCCCGGTCCTGTAATCCACCCAGCCCCAGTTAATTCCATCCAGGGAATAATTGATGTCCAGATAATCAAAATTATTCTCAAGCACGCCCTTCCATTTAAATGAAAGCGTGTACAGGTTATCTTTTACTGATGCTATCGGGGTCATATAGCCGGCCCATGAACTTGTATTGCCACGATAGTTTTTGCCCGGACTGTCTTCAAGACTGTTAGTGCCGCCATAGCCTGTCCCGGTTGTTATTGCCCAGGTGGAATTCGTGCCTCCCCTGCTCCATCCAAGACGAGGAAGATTTCCGGACGTGCTATTAAAATTCTGGCTGAAGATCGTTAGAGGAGCGCCGTAGCTGAAAACAGGCACTGTGCTGTAAATGTTTACCCCGGGCGCTGCCAGGTCAACGGTGGAGGCCCCGTAATTTGAAAAATATGCAAGCGCGTCGTTGTGGTCGGTTGCCGCCACGGATATTATATTGGGGCTTGTGTAGCTTGCAGGATAAAAAAGGGTTGCATCATTATTTGTGCCGCTGTTTCCTGCTGCGCACACAACGACCGCGGGGGATGCGTCAATGGCGTCTTTCAACGCCTGGCTGTAACCCGTGCCGCCCCAGCTGTTGTTTATTACGTGGGCGCCTTTTGCATTTGCGTAAAGAATTGCAGAGACAGCATCCGCTGTAGTGCCGCTGCCGCCAACGCCAAGAAATCTCAGAGGCATAATCTTCGCATGCCACATGACGCCTGTTATTCCCAGGGCGTTATTTCCGGCTGCCGCTATTGTGCCCGCCACATGAGTGCCGTGAGCAGCGTAATCAGCAGGGTCATTGTCGTCGCCGATAAAATCCCATCCCCGGCAATCATCTATATAGCCATTGCCGTCGTTATCAATTCCATCGACGCAGCTTGTCTCCCCGGTGTTGGTCCAGATATTTGCGCTTAGATCAGGATGGTTATACGCAACGCCGGAGTCAACCACAGCTATCACAACACTGTTTGAACCCGTGGTAATGTCCCACGCCTCCGGGGCATCGATATCCGCATCTGAAGTCCCGCCCGTCTGCCCCGTATTATCAAGCCCCCACAGGTTGGTGAAATAAACATCATCGGGCATAACATCAGCGTGAACAATATAGTTCGGTTCAGCATATTCTATTTGCGGCTCAAGAAGATAATCTCTTAGCGCCTGCCTCAAAGAAACATTGCCAGGCGTCTTAACAAGCTGGAGCCCTCTTAAACCCCCGAATTCTTTTTTTATCATCACGCCGGTCCTTGAATGGACAAGGGAAGAGGCCTGCTTCAATACCAGGTTATCGGCGGCAACTTCGCCTTTAAACTTAATAATCATTTCCCCTTTAACATGTTCGGGGGACAAGAGGCGGTCAACTGCGGCATCAACATCAGCGGCATTGATATTTGCAGCCTCCGCTTTATTAAGCAAAAGAAAACAGGAATATATCAGGAAAGTGAAAATAAGTATAATAGGAGCGAGCTTTATTGCTTTTGTCATCGTGACTTTCCCGGCTCTATTGATGAATGAAACAAGAAATTGCGATAGTTTTATTATAAACCTTTCTTTTGAAAATCAACATGAAAAA
This genomic interval carries:
- the nuoF gene encoding NADH-quinone oxidoreductase subunit NuoF, yielding MEKYRANLLMCAGTGCVASGTPKVKAALQEELQKRGLADEIKIVLTGCNGFCAEGPVMLVYPDEIFYQKLTVEDIPKLVEEHFLKGRPYEKLMFREPEKKSAIPLMKDIPFFKHQVLRVLRNKGLIDPESLDEYIARDGYMAAAKALHEMTSADIIKVMKDSGIRGRGGAGFPTGMKWDFASKSVADQKFMLCNGDEGDPGAFMDRSVMEADPHSVIEGMMIGAKAIGASKGVIYVRAEYPLAVKRLQLAIDKCREAGLLGENILGSGFNFDLEIYLGAGAFVCGEETALMRSIEGKRGMPRPRPPFPAHKGLWDKPSVLNNVETLAQVAPIILNGADWYKTLGTEKSTGTKVFALTGDIRNVGLVEVPMGIPLRTIIYDIGGGMKNKKKKFKSVQMGGPSGGCIPESHIDIPVTYEDVVKTGAIMGSGGMVVMDEDTCMVSTAKFFLEFTADESCGKCTPCRVGTRVMLDMLTDITEGRGKDGDIETLQDLSRDIILTSLCGLGQTAPNPVLSTIRYFKNEYESHIIDNWCKTGICRNLCSFHIFEDLCKGCGACLRGCPQQAIVGEKKQPHRIIQELCIQCRNCYDTCKFGSIKIGPKGCKDIKAMRELLEKVEKVEEVKG
- a CDS encoding molybdopterin-dependent oxidoreductase; translated protein: MINLTINGKKITAEDGATILQAALKNNIHIPNLCYDKRLRPYGGCRLCIVEVEGQARLFAACSSPAENGMVVTTDTPKLRKLRQTVIELLLVHHPLDCPECDKAGECQLQDLAYECGKPEARFLRHRKEATADVRGPLIELTSRRCILCGKCVRICAEHQGRGALGLIGRGFPTVVQPAFGEILECDYCGQCLDICPTGAILSKPYKFTSRSWFLEEKDTICPFCGVGCTLTIGIREGKILRSRGEEGKGVNDGNLCGRGRFGIDYIYNEKRLKKPLIKKGDELVPVSWEEALSYISNKLNAVIKNHGAASIGAIGSPRCTNEDNYVLQKFMRKVIGTNNIDSSAAFGYNKVQKAWEMSFGGKNHPIDLRYPLGKEAILIIESNISVTHPVYGLNILQAKREGAKLIVADSRETKLTKHSTQWLSIKDGTGVAFLNGLMKVIIDRELYDKDAASKISGFSSLKSALANYTLKNVSDITGIPEDEIISAAETFAKAKSRMVSLTVSASENTKGMDTVLAAANLVNLLGDSPEALQIPANYSNSYGLYQMGVRPFQQPLNMGVFEMLYSEESSLKSLYIMGEDPAVTFPDSAKIIKRLKSLDFLVVQDIFLTETAKLANVVLPASSWAEKDGTFMNAEGVLQKVYKLTDPAGESYPDWMILKNLALTMGKDAGVKNLQGIQEEIKSLISAHDPAGEKKTFNPVEYKPGEDPNPDYPLKLVIRDVLQHSGSMSTSSKSLDLVISEALLEINEEDAKRHGILDNSHVKLVSKRGSVYLKAQYSDEIPEGTVFVPTHFPYAKINALTQASSNGEPPIIAVNVEATK
- a CDS encoding cupin domain-containing protein, whose amino-acid sequence is MPTLIRKPSVITAAGNKPKIIEEYLGRVNSRTEDLSIARMKSPGGWIEPGQQPEFDEYTLVLRGMLRVTTKDKIIDVNAGEAVIVHRGEWVQYSTPGSEGAEYIAVCRPAFSPETVHRDE